The Vigna radiata var. radiata cultivar VC1973A chromosome 6, Vradiata_ver6, whole genome shotgun sequence DNA segment TGCATAAAATTGTTCCTTCGATCCTCAAAATTGTCTTTCCCATCAGGCCCTCCAACCAAAGCCCCAACAAGAACATTAGGATTAGGTTCTTGGCTACCATACCAGTTATCATATCCTTGAGTACACCCTATGAACcctttattctttttgtatgACACAATGGATGCCCCTCTGTGGTGCACCCTTTTCGGGTACTTAGGACCATACCCTACTAAATAGCTCATGTTCACAGGATTAGACCCCAAAATGTAATCAACCTGTGATTTAGCAAAACTGTGAATTTCTTCATGATCCACTGTGCCCGTTTCGCAATTCAGTTTTTGATTTGTATTCTCAAGGTAATCAGAGTATGTTGAAAGCAGAAATGCTGCTGTTGAAACATATTGCATGTTGTTCCACTCTCGGATATAGAGCAATCCACCAGGGGTTCGTTCCACGTTATCCTTGCTGTCGTTATTTTTGTTCAGACACGAACATATGTAGTATTCTGCTTTTGTTCTGTATTGTTCAAGTATAGCTCTAtgcttcttctctttttcttctctcaagAGCTGCAAAAACATGAAACTCTGGTTAGAGTGCAAAAAACACTATTTGTTAACCCACTTCTCCCTTGTTGACATTTCATTCTAAGTTAATCATTCCTTCAGATGTTCAAATCATACTCTGTGCAGTGTAATCTTTATTCTCACCAAAAAAAAGTGTACACATGGGTGGGGTCAAGTCTAATTATAGAGTTCAactatttaattgaatttgggTTTCATTACATTAAATCTGTAGTTTTTTTAACTGATCCATTGCAGATTAATAATGGGTGTTATCTAAACAACTGAATGAACGGATTTTCAGTTTGGATATCATTCAATTATGTGTCctcaaaagacaaaaataatgtttttttgtttttataaagaaCTCGCATGAGATACAGAGAAAGACGTACGTAATTTTGGCAAATGGGTGAAGACAAGTAGAAATATTTGAGAGCAGTTAATTCCTTgaattattttcattctattttataatatttaaaatttgaaaaactaaaacacTCTTAGTTtgaccatattttttttttacttaattccatttaacttatttttcacatgttttgGGTGGAAAGGATGTCCTACCTCTCGTTACTCATTCACtggtatttttattaaaagggtTAAAAAAAGGAGTGTGTAATGAAGTGAGGTGGTGAAGGGTATCTGTACTTAAGGTTTCCAACATTGGGCTCAACCATAAACCACGCCACTTTAATTGCAGCCTGTTGCAAAGCTAAAGCAGTAGCTGCACATGGCTTTGTGCTTGGACAGACTTTACAGTTTCTGTGTCtttaatatagtaattaataTACCTTAATTGGTGCATACTCCATGATTTAGATTTTTGAGGTTAGAAAAGCAAAACCTATATAAAGTTGGATTGACAGAAAAGTGGGAGTCACATGGAGAAAATGGAAGTAAAAGGGAAAGATTTTACCTTTGAGAGCATGAGTTGAAGACCAGCGTACTTAACATCCCAGCTGAATTCTGAAATGGACCAACCAGTGCCACCAAATTTGTGAGCGTTGGAAAGAACGTACTCAAAATACATTTTGTTGTCGGTGGCTTTGTACAACCACGTGGCAGCCCACAACAACTCATCCATGTATCCACTCACCGACGCATAGTAGCTCTTTACCACTCCGACACTAGCATCATAATTTCCCCTATACTTGTCCCCAAACTCGAACAACTACAAAACGCACACACAATAAATACTACTATTCATTCATTTAAACATTCAATTCTCATTCTTAATCTAATCATATCTTAAAAACTGTTCTATTCTATTCTAAATATCCTCATTAGCAACACTGGTTAACCAAAACCTTAATTTCTCCTACCCAATTATTAGTTTTGAAACTCCtacaattattattaactaTGGCACCCAGTAAAACCGATCAAACTTTAATTAGCACACAAAGAATTTGCGTAATCACTCACTAACTCACCTGCAGGGCATGGTGCAGAAGCAAGTGAGAGTAATGTGCGTTTGTTTTTCTGAACACAATGGATGCAGCTGCCATAGCTGCTGCAGTCTCTCCGGCCAGATCTGAACCGGGATTGTTCTCGTCGATCTTAAACGCCCGTCGTGAAGTCGTCATGTCTTCTGGCCGTTGCCAACAATAATGGTCAGTGTCACCATCACCCACCTGAAAAAGGTCATTGATTTCAGAATTCCATTTAATGTAAAACACTGGGAATGATGAATTGGAAGGGATGATATGGTAGCCACAAAAATCTGAAAATTTTTGTATGGTTGTTCTTCGATAACAATATATCAGAATCCTTAAACTTCTGAAATTACCATAGATTTTCTGTTGAATTAGTTAGTACCTCAGCCCATAGGACATTTGGGCTTGTGTGAGCTTTGATGAAATAATCAGTGCCCCATTTGATGGCCTCCAATGTGTGTTGTAATTCACCTGCCTCTTCAATCTGTTGCCTGTACTCTATGGCACTCCATGAAAGCATTGTGATGGTGAATGCCATTGGTAAACCAAATTTCACATGATCCCCTGCATCATAATACCCTCCCACCAAGTCCACCTACacaaacccaaaaaaaaaaaaaaaaagttacgaTTTTTAGAGGGAATTTGGCAAACCATGAAAGTAAAAGACAAAGGTTGATGAGTTGTGGCATGTGGGTATAATCGAGAATTTGATCCTACCCCTTCTTCCAAACCATCTGTGAGGCCAGAATGGTCTCTCCAAGTGACACGCTGATTGTAAGGTATCCTCCCAGAGCGTTGTGCTTCGAAGTAGAGAAGACTCTTTGAAAGGGCATCAGCATAATCAAAAGCTGTGGTGGTGCTGAAGAGGGTGGAGATTAAGAGGGTGATGATAAGACAACAATGCTGTACTAGAAAGGGCATGTAGGAAGTTCCAAAATGGTGTTTCTTATGTGGTTGTGTCTCCATCTTCATTGCCTTGCCCCCCTTCCCTCCTAGAGAGATTTTAGGAGTGGAGggaattggtaaaaaaaaggGTGAAGACTCACAACACTAGAGCCCCAAATGGGAGTTTGAATTGTGTTTTAAAAGGCTGAGATATGCCTACGATCTAGCTAAATTAGGGTGGGATCATTTTGGGAGGGAGCCCCACAAAATGAGAACGTGAAACTATCCCCACAAGTTTTACTTGTTTCTTATACAAAGGTGAATTTTGCAGCACTTGATGTGCCCCTGTCTGCCAAATTAGGAAAATAACACCAGTTTCTGTTGACTTTTGTTAAAATTCCACTGTCATTTCATGCCACCTCCTCCATTTTCCCTCCATTTATTACCAGCACAGTGTTTTCCTTTACTTAATGCAGGATTCCATCTCGACCTTCTAACTTGTTTTTCTCACTGTCAAATCACATTTTCTTTTGGTACTACTaactattattgttataatcATATGAAGATGGTGGCTGAAAAGTTTTAGATTTTCTTATTTGAtagtttttattgaatatttcttaattattttaacaagatTTACAgacatttattaaatattttgagtgTCATATGACCTTGATTTCTTTGATATactaataattactaattattaaGCTAGATTGATGAGCAAAGATGATAAGAAGTTGAAATAGAAAAACGTTTtatagttgaaaagaaaataggtATTATATAACTATCTGAATTGTTTATAAGTGTGTGATGCATAGCTGGTTTGGGGTGAGAGTAGAAGTGGGAGAATTAGAAAAATCGTAGAGTAATTGGAGTCTTGGAAGATGCGAAGAAGGGTTGCTAAGTGGCCTTCATAAATGTTACAATGTGCTATCTTTCTAAATAGTTAACATGTCAATGTGCACAGGTTTTTAAGCTCACCAAAAATCCTTCTTTAATAGCTAAAGTTGGTCAATTTCTTATATCAAAAGCGATTTCACCTGCTATTAACAGATTGCGTTTCGCAAATCATTGTTATAATCTCCCTTTTCCCTTTGCTTTCTTTATACAATATCATCTCCAAGACCTTCTTAATCATATCACAATGATTCTCTATATGTTTCTCTATGTTTAAATCAAAACACTCTTGTTTCGTCTGCAATATTACCATTACATTTAACTTCTTTTTCCACTCGATTAAAGGTTTAATTCTTAAtgattttttcacaaaaaattatgaatctttaatttgataaaaagatcATCCACATTATCATTTAGACACTAAGATCTAGTATTCAAATTAAAGAACATCGAAGAAGACGCTAACCATaacatcaaatttgtatataaaaaagATTAGCTTCAcgtatatatatttacaataataatgtatatttcTCCAAATAGTTAGATTTGCAAAACAAACTTTTCTAATACGAAAAAGTAAACACTTATATAATATACTTATGCGAATCTTATTGTTACTGCATCTACAGTATTATCTATTCGTGTATTAAATCTGAACGAATCGATCCTCATACAGGCAatcacacaaaataataaattaatataatttataatataaaatacacaagtatatatatatataacaaccaatttaaacctttattaataaatttatcccACAAATACACAATGCATTCCTTATCTCAACAAAATATGTCTGAAATTTGTATCCCAATTAacgtattttatatttatataaataactaaaataattatatatatatatatatatatatatatatatatatatatttaaaattgctACCGCATTTTGTATTACAATGGTTCATGTACAACTAATTTAATAGTTTGTTTTAGTATGTctattttgcactagtgtaaactttattttaaaaataaattgtcatcttttaaaaacactttcttttactttttatgtctttttttttttaatatttctgaaTGATTTGTTTATCCTTTTATAGACCAGAGTTCATCTTAGGATTTCTCGTGAAAACTAAAGCAAGTTGAtctaatcaaaatttattttagcataagtttatttttttcctttttttcttaagttaatTTTGGTAGGTTTTTTATGTATACGAATTAGGCGTCTTGTATGTGGTTTTCGTAGGATAGATGAACTTTTGTTTgtctaaaatcataaaaatacatttaggATGTATATCAAAGTCttctatacatatataatataggaATATAAGTTGAAAGTTTGCCCTTGCATATAAATAAGCTTTAATTGGTaggaaaatcaaattttatttatgaaagtaCCCTTAGGGTAAAAGATCTGAACTATCTAGATGTGACTtgatcataataaatatattttgtgcaAGGATATTATTTGACAAAAATTGTGAAACTTATACCTTTGGGAATGTAAAACTATGAAATTTTGATAGTTTGATTCTTAATTAGGATTTTGATAAAGCCTGTTGAAAATGAGTTATGTTGTAAATTGTTTGAGGTTTAAATGTTTGTGAAAGTTGTTAATAAAATTGGTTGGTTTGagtttggatttgatttgaatttaaGTTAGAAAgtctttgatatatatatatatatatatatatatatatatatatatatatatatatatatatatatatatatatatatatatatattcaatgaGGGAATAAGTTATAATTGGGCAATTTAAAGGCATGTTCACCTTTTAAATTggttaaatattgaaaatattacaTTGACTTTTAGGTAAAAGTTTGAAACAAGTTGGTTCAATTGCATGAAGttgattgttttatatatttttttgaaataataaattttgctTAAGCAAAAATATAACAAGAAATCAACATTTAATCTCACCTCCATACCACAATTTTAACCTTTCTCTTGGTTAGAATTTTGCTCAAGGAACAAAATTTCTATTCAAGTCAAACAAATTTTGTGCAAGCTAAAAATATTTCACTCAagctaaaaatattattctttttgttgtttatttatttatttctttaattaatttaaatgtggatgttattataaatataagtgaaataatgattataaatatttatataatgagtttcatatgttaaattttaaacttaattattttttgggaAAAAGTGTTTACATTGAGAGTTTTATGTTGTgtattgaatttgaaattatatatgagATATTTTGACTTTACTAATATCAGAtttacaggaaaaaaaaatattaggtaGAAAGAGTTGAAGAAGTTTCTAAAATCTAATTTGtggtataaaaaattttatgtatgatAGGTCATAAGGATTTATCCTATCATATACGTAGAATATGTTCCTATTTGTTAGGGTGATATGTGCCTATGTTTGAGTTTAATTCATTGTGTGTATCTTTTGAAAGTAGTGTTAAGTGTTTGTGATATTGATATATGTGATTTATGATATGAGATGTGGTTAATTAAACACTTGATTTTGATAATACTTAATGAGTATctttgaaatttgataaaagtttaattatatgatttcaTACGTATATTAGTCACTAATTATTAAATGGTATTCTACAACGCAACTCAAATGGTATTCTACAAGTAAATAGACATGAATTTACTCTAAAACGATACTAACTTCTAAAACGATACTAACTTTTAATTACCAATTTAATTTTTCGtaaaagaaacaatttaaattaaatgcattCCCGCGTAGTCCGAAAGGAACGATAAGAATGAATATAAAATgtgagaagaaacaaaaagctcatgataattttttattataccaATCAACTATAGATTACGGATAACAGCACAGCAAACATAATAATTACTCTCGAGTTAATAAAAAGCAACACAATAATAGCATTTCAAAAGGTTAATTGTGCATCTTGCTAAAATTTATAtgtgggttaaatatgcttttagtccttgaagttttactgatttttggttttaatccctgcatcaaacattgatggcatttcatccttatagtattaaaacatgtaaaaatagtCTTTAAAAATGGATGGCGTTAACTTTTAGTTAACGGCAGTGTGACTTCTTCTTCTCTGTTTGCCAGATAAGTGACCAACACGTTTGAACCCCATTGGAGGTGTTGTCGGCGATACAGGTCACCACCGACGTTGCCGCCTCAACCACCACTCGAACAACCACCACGCCGCTGTCCACGGTGTTACCAGTACTTCCGCCAAAAAAGCCACCACCCTTTACGGCGGACCACCACCACTTTGCCTCTTCTCCTTCGCGCGAGAGGAAGACGCATCCACCCTTTGCAGCgcaagagaaaaatagagaggcCTTGGTTATTAACTAGACTTTTCATCTATCCTTTCACTATAGATATATGGAAATTTTTGCAGAGGGTTGTCTCAATCGGTGCCAATTTCACAACCCTTGAAACTGTTTTCATCGATttctcgaaaaaaaaaatctaaaaaaaatacctgttttaaaaatttgaaaaaaaatgggtCATTGGGAGTGGGATTATATGTTTATAGGGTTTGAATTCGATGTCCATGGCAGGGCGGTTGCAGTTATACGACGGTGTTCGCGAAGAAAATAGTGGTGAAATATTTGGAGGCTCGAACGACGATTCTTTGTGCTGTTTCGAGAGGTTGTTTGCAGAGTTCTTTACTGAGATCTATGCGTTTAATTGCGTTTTGCATTATCCTCCAATGATGTCTGATGGGCAGGGCGTGGATTTGTATAGGTTGTTTTTGGTGGTGAGAGGGAAGGGTGGATACGATGCCGTTTGCAAAGGGAAGTTGTGGGATTCGGTTGGGGAGGAGTCTGGGATGGGAGTGAGTGTTGGGTCCTCTGTTGAGTTGGTTTACANTAGGTACTTGAGTGCTTTGGATTCATGGATGAAGAAAGTTGCTGAGAGTAAGGTGTCTCCCGAATTTGGTGTGGTGGATGATAGGGATAAGTTTGGGAGGCGGTTAATGGAGTTGCAGGCTGAGGTGGAAGGGTTGCTTTCCGGTTGTGCGGATGAGAGGGTGGTTCTGGTTGGGGAGGATGTCGAGGGTGGTCTTGATGAAGATGATCACAACTCTGATGGGAGGGAGTTATCCTGTCCTAATGGGGTGAAAAGTAACGGTGATGAAGGAGGTGAACATAAACAATGTGATGATTCGGAGATGCCAGACAATGACATGGATGAGGCGGTTCTTGGAAACTCGGATAAGGGATGGTCACTTATCTGCAGACAGAGAAGAAGACGTGGCACTGCCGTTAACCAAAAGTTAACGCCGTCCATTTTTAAGGactatttttacatgttttaatactaCAAGGATGAAATGACATCAATGTTTGATGTAGGGACTAAAACGAAAAATCAGtaaaacttcagggactaaaaacatatttaaccctttatattttattatgattctcGTTATTACTATCTGTTTAATATTGTTGTTACTATTTGCTACCATGATAATAAAACCTACCACAATTTAAGCAttgttattcaatttttttcattattatcgTTATcgttattaaataatatgattgttattattaacatattaaatttaatataatatcacaACTTCTTTAATGACATATCAATTAGAATGTCATTAATATCATTACTATCATACTTATTATAACTATCACTATTATCTCAATCTTTCATGATCACAAATCATTAtttaacctttatttataatatacattaaacaCCAAATACGAATtctatcatatttttcttaaatttatatcttatattgtcaaaacaaatattcaagtatattatataatcataaaagCATTTATGGAATTATATAAGGTAGTATTCTTATTGGATTTGGAAATGTGATATTCTAACAGGTTTTGGAGACTAAATAACAGTTTAAAAAATGTAGAAGGTTTTTGGTTATTGAGACGCACCGACAAATTGTATATTCCACGCTACAACATCAAAATCTCCAACTTTCGCCGCTGTCGTTGTTCCTTCCACTGTCTGTTTTCTATCACCCATTACCATATCACATATTTGGATCTaccattcaatttttatttttttttgttttttccattTCTTAACAAAACGATAAGTACTTTTAGattcatttaacataaaatataaaagtaaaatgatcataatatatttttttcaataaaaaaaagaataaaaaataagaaatgagtgtgagatgaatataaaaatattaggtatgtcaaaaaatcatttttcaaacattaattcatacaagaaaaataattctttgacacacctaaattttttatattgacattacttttacttattttttgttttctttcttaaaaaaaatataaaatttatacgattattttatttttatactctatatcaaataaatataaaaatatgtcataataCTGTTAAGTTTCATACCTCCATACAAACGTGTATTCTTCCCCTCACACCAATCTCTTCATTGTTCACAAAATAAACCACGacgtttattttttatcttctcttAGTCTAAAAATGTACAATACCATGATAAATTAAAGCAAGTAAAAGTTTCAAGAgaattccttttttttcttttttgtatcttttatgcttgttttacccTGATAAAGAAAAGTTTCTTCACTACAATGGAAGCATCGTATTTCATACCATGCATCTCATGAAATAGTCCCCACGTACTAATGCTGCAATAatcatttcataaatttttttaaaattaattattttatatcaattagtTAACTGACACCGAATATATAGTCATGAATGTAAATTAATCAGATATCGAAGCATGTTCTTGCAATTAATTTAagagaagaaatagaaaaaacatttaACTTTAAATGAATGAGGCAAGATATAAAGTACGTAGCTATAAATGAATACCTAATTAAACATCCACACGAGAACTAAATAAATGGCGTTTATCCCTTCTTTTCTGAAAGACCCTGTGTGATGACTTCCACATTATTTCTacacaattattttttcttttcaaaaataaataaataaatttgcaaattgaataaatattttactaaattgCATGAATACTTTATCAGATTTTCTGTATCGTACATAaactttctacttttttttaatgttgataaCAATCATCTATATAAGTATTTAggtttctaaaaataaatacacCTAGAGAAATCCCCGAAAAAAGGAAAGATGAAACCACCAGTATAATTTGCTCTAAATTTTGTAATACAcgtttaaagaaaataagacaaattaaatacatgttataaatattatttattttaaaaaattagctTAAAGAACTTCTAGAAACATTATAGAACAGAAAAGCATTGATGATTTTAGAGTTTTCTCTTGTGGTAAAGAAAGAGATAATTTTGGACCACAAAATCATGCTATGATCATACTTGTATGGAGTGAGTCTACAAAGGCCAAAATTCATGTTTCAGCTATAACTCATTATATATCACATTGTCCTATTGAGATTTTTCTAAGAAGAAAGGATGGGAAATTTCCCACCAATGAAATTTAAGTTAtctatataagaaaaatgacaCAAGCGTGAAATCTTAAAAATTcaagtttatgattttttttttctttttaatgtctTACtcgattttttttatgcaatataaaacttttaacatataattatatttttaattgtttttctacCAAGTGAATTACAAATTTTGGTTACAATAGAACATATTTGTTCTACTTATTTGTCTTAACACAGTTTCTTTCTcgtattcttttattttatgtttgtttttatcaatacaaataaataaattctaggATAGGAATGGTAAGTATAAAAAACTTTGATAATGACAGGAAGTTTTTCGTTTATTACTTATAAggtcaatttaaaatatataaataattacaaattttattttttaagttggttttgtgatattaagttaaatttaaaatttactttttaatataatatcaaaatcagtatttaaatttaactagtgataaaatcagtttaaaatatataagtaaatgcaaatcttaattacaaattaattttatatatattagttacaaaatattaatatatgtataaatataatgtgaagtgtttttggaaatttgaaaatgaagttGGAGGGTTTGTTTGgttattaaaaggaaaatgaga contains these protein-coding regions:
- the LOC106763857 gene encoding endoglucanase 11; its protein translation is MKMETQPHKKHHFGTSYMPFLVQHCCLIITLLISTLFSTTTAFDYADALSKSLLYFEAQRSGRIPYNQRVTWRDHSGLTDGLEEGVDLVGGYYDAGDHVKFGLPMAFTITMLSWSAIEYRQQIEEAGELQHTLEAIKWGTDYFIKAHTSPNVLWAEVGDGDTDHYCWQRPEDMTTSRRAFKIDENNPGSDLAGETAAAMAAASIVFRKTNAHYSHLLLHHALQLFEFGDKYRGNYDASVGVVKSYYASVSGYMDELLWAATWLYKATDNKMYFEYVLSNAHKFGGTGWSISEFSWDVKYAGLQLMLSKLLREEKEKKHRAILEQYRTKAEYYICSCLNKNNDSKDNVERTPGGLLYIREWNNMQYVSTAAFLLSTYSDYLENTNQKLNCETGTVDHEEIHSFAKSQVDYILGSNPVNMSYLVGYGPKYPKRVHHRGASIVSYKKNKGFIGCTQGYDNWYGSQEPNPNVLVGALVGGPDGKDNFEDRRNNFMQTEACTYNTAPLVGVFAKFLHIENHKTVHDCNSLLLASFK